The following DNA comes from Centroberyx gerrardi isolate f3 chromosome 4, fCenGer3.hap1.cur.20231027, whole genome shotgun sequence.
GACAGGAATGGTTTGAAGGTCGGACTGAAAAAGGGGCTAAAGAGCCCGTAACAAAAGGCAACTAAGGGTACTAAGGGTCGAAAAACGAACAGTATTGATACCAGTATGCTTTTTCATTGGTCTGTATACTCGACATCTTTCTACAGCCAAGCATACTGTAGGTTGTATCTCAGAAATGTACAAAGATCGCCTATGTGCTGGTTTCACTCAAATTTATTTTAGCACATAACTATTTCCATATTGCCTGGAATTAAACAAGACTATTGGATAAAACcactatgtaaaaaaaacaaaacctctcCATCGTGAACATTCTGTGAACATTTCGATGCATTCTTGAATTACTGCATCAATAATAACTTATCTGTGTAACCTATGGAGAGCAGCGTGAAAGTGGTTTGTACTTAAAAGCTATTACGACAAATCATCTCCTACCTGTATACAACACATATGACGTTATAGGGTATGGAGCACATGCCACAGCTTCTTTTACGCCCTTGCTTGGCTTTATCTGCCCAAAGACATGACTGTACACGTTAAAGCATGGATGTCGACTGCAGTGTCTCCCCTCCATATATGATGCAGGCATTCTTCATAgtgactgatgtgtatagactCATGGCAGCGCCCTGTGGGAGTGCTGCCCGTAGCCATGGACCTGATGACTGTTAATGTAAAAGCCTCCTAATGTGTTCACCTTCGCTTCTtatgctcctcctcctcaagaTCTCTACATCTCTAAAGTCACGATTCAACTTATTTGGGAAAACAGTAGCTTGCTTGAGTCTCTCTGGTCTGTTTTTTATGTTTGGGGTGATAATGTCGGTATTGAGAGTTGAATTCTTCCATTTGCTCTGCGCTGATGTCGAGGCTTTCTCTGTGGAATTTCTCTTTATTTGTGGATGATGAAAACCCCTCCTGAGTGATTGATGAGTGGCAGCGCCAGCCGGACACATGTGGCAGAGAACGGCACATGTGGAATGAGAGGAACACTCACGCGTTCAGCTCATATGCGTCTGGGCCGGCTAAAACGAAATAGCCCCATAATGCTGTATGTGCCAGAGTTCCACCTGTGTGACTGCACCACCCTtaggtgtctttttttttgaagTACCCCCTTATACTGTAGAAATAGCAGAACTGGGTGCATGTCATGGGAGTGTTTGGCTAGCAGCCATAGCATAATAACACAAATAATTTGGTTTAAGTTTGCAATGCTCTCTAACAGCAGGTTTACACTATATCTTTCCACTTGacagatatttcattttgtgtatAATTATCAAAAGTTAATATGATTTGAATTCTGAATTACTaaccattttattatttttgtattcatttttaaaattttgtttgagttttttttttccttgttagAAATTATTAAAATTTAGAACAAatgatgtagaaaaaaaaaagtatccagAGATACAGGTGTCCTACCTATGAAGCCAGTTGTAAAAATGTGTGCTGTTGTCACTATGTAACATCATAAGCAGTAGGAGTCAGTTATGCCCTGTCTGTAGGCTGTTAGCTACTCTGTGGTGTCTATGTACATCTGTAGTATGTACAGTACTTGTGAAAGTgcctttgaaaaatgttttagaGGAACTTCAGACATATTCTGTACGGTTGCATTCTCATTTCAGACCCTGTGTTTTGAGCAAGTGCAGTGCGGGAGGAAGATGAATGACTAAATAATGATGCCATTTTCAAAAAAAGAAGTTATATGAATGAAAGAATAATAAACAGCTTACCCATTGTGACATTGCACTTTTATGTATAGAACTGTATATATGGCATGTAACATCATAACTTTTAGAGTTCTTTGAGGGCTTGTTCCTCAAAGGATTTCTTTCTAATAAAGGAAATAGTTTGTCGAGTctgaagtgtgttttttttccccccgctgGTAGTATAGTATATTTCAAATATTGTGTAGGTTTAAAAAATTCAAACtagggatggatggatttttCTTTATACATACAGAACATTACTATTCCATTCTCCATAATGCTGCATGgcaaaaaaaacctttcaaatTTCCACAAGATGCATCATGGTTAGGACATAAGATTACTATTAGACAGGGTGAGGGCTTCAGGCCCATGGTGCATTATTACTCATCATTAATTTATGTAGCTTCCATTGCTATGTAGCCTGCTGGTAGTGAAGTAGTTGAAGTACACAAATACTGTCATAATGATCAAGCAATCCATAAAAGTACTCAAATGTGCTTAAATATATGAAGGATAATATAAGGAAAAGTATGACACATTCAAGAAAATTCCATCTCTCATGTACTAACCTCTATGGTGTACAGTACTAAGATGTTAATGGTCCAATTAGGTCCATTGTGATTCTGTTGTCTTATAGATGGCAAGCTCAATGTCAAAACTGCATCATTAATGAACTGATCGCATTTTGtgtgaaaaacatttttcttcaaGGTAATTCATAATTACCTTAGTTAATTAGATAAATATGGTGTTGTAAAATGGTACATTTACTTTGAAATTTGCACAAGTAACTGTACCAAAGTAAACTACTTTCCTCCACCACCCTTTCATTCTAAAGAAGAGCATCTTTCAACAGTCACAAATAATACATCAACACAGTTGGAAATACCACATTACGTCCCACTAGCATCCAGAACAAGATCTTAGCATTAAAGATTCATTGGCTGAGAAAGTTTTATAGTGAAAGGCAGAGGGGCTGCTGTTGTTCCTGATTGATGCTGCCCATTcacaacatatactgtatgtcacgtGTTGGATGAAACTACTGAGATGTGGTGCATGAACAGATTTGACAGTAAGACATTTTGTCCTtatcaggcttttttttttttaattcaatgcGGGAATGCATAAACACCATAGTATGCTTTAATGAATCTGGTAGGCTTTTTGGTTCTCTACTTGCTAGATTGTCTTGGTGGAGTCTAGGGTTCAGGTATGTTGGGCAGCTTTACCGGAGGTTGCCATGCCCCAGTTCTGTCTCCAGGCTCAGCGTTGTTTGCAGCAGCGAGAGCGGCTCTCTGCTTGTACCAGTCCTTGGTGTGGGACTGCAAGGCCGACTggtgaaaacagaaaggagAATGGCTTTTGTTTTGTACAGCAGCTTTTTTCCAGCTGGATTCAGACTTGTTTTGAACTGAACAACTGAACAACTTGGCATTTTTGAAAACTGCCGAGTGGGCGGAGACAGGCATTTTCTGTCTGGTTCATCGCCctttaaagtgaaaaagaaattgTAGCATTACAGATGCTTGGTTATGTGCTTACCTTGGAAACCACACCTGTTCTGTCACACTTTGAGTCTTATTTACCCCCATTTTACACCAATAACGGAGAATAAAGGAGAGCGCTGATtccatttgggggaaaaaaagaggtgtGGCTGAATCCTTCGTTAGCGATAGTTTTGTATTCTCTAtctatctgaaaaaaaaaaaaaaaaaaaaaagaggcgaCGGCTTACCTTGGCAATCTCGGCCTTCCGCTCCCAGCTTTGTACGCTGTGCTGCAGCTTCTTGTGTTTGACCTTGACCTGGATGTAGTCGAGGACATCTGGCACTTGGTATTCTGTCAGCCGGCTCTGCAGATTCTGGTTGAGGGCCGCCGCCTTTGAACACTCCTAGAGAGGAGGGACAGGGGCGACAAAGAGGAGGGACGGGAAGCAGGAGTTTTTGGGAGACGAGAAGTAGAGAAAATGGggaaggggaggtggagggatgtGGTCGAGGAATGGAAGGAGGatatagaggaggaggagatacaTGGAGGGTTtgggaagaggaaaaagacaggGTGAGGTTCGGTGGAGGTACTTGGAGATCTGAAAGAATTAGATGGGAGTTTCTgtgatttcaatttcagttgGGGAGCCAAATTTGGGTTGAGTCAGGGTTCATTAACTGAGTTTTGATTGGCGTATCGTTGGACCAATGGCAGACCTCCTCAGCATGCCGCGTCTCTGCCTCGATCTTCGCCAGCATCTCCTTTCTTTTGGTGATGTCACTGCTCAGCTGCTGGAACTCGCATGTCACACTCTGCAGCTTCTTCTgcttgcacatacacatacacacccacacacacacacacagatttggtGGGTTGGGTTAGCTAACATGAAGGAGATAAACTAAAGTGTAAAGGAGGGATAGGTTTTCTATGTCAGGAGTGAACatgatctctctcacacacacaaaactacgATGAGTTACCTTGTATGAGCTGAGCATCTGCTGTGCGATATCGGCTTGTTTTTTGACTTGAAGTGGATCCATGTTTTGGTCATCACTCTGGCCCGGATGCTGCTTGAAATTTGCCTAGATACAACACACGCCACCATACACGGTTATACTCATTAACTAGTAAAAAATTATGTGAAACAGTCTAACTCCCAAACTAAATAATCagctgacctctctcatcaccTGCTACAAGTCCACCTGGACATAATGGAcagattttctctttttcactcgATGTTACCCTCGCTATATGTaccctcacttcctctctctacctcattCAGGatgtcttccctctctttttgctgtcggagctgcagctggagcttTTTCGCCTGGGCCTTCAGAGCCTGGTTCTTCAGATGAAGCTTCTGCACCTgggtgtcctgtgtgtgtgtgtgtgtgtgtgtgtgtgtgtgtacacaaacagaaagcagagaaaattagaagaaagaggaagataaaTATGGATAGATAAAGGGATACTTTGACATGTGTGTAGCatgatgttatttttcttcaccagactTTTGCTACCATGTGAGGGAAGATTTGCTGTTAGTACTtaagttgaaaagaaaaaacatcatGCTAGTTTCATTAACATTCCTCACCCAACTCAAGTGCTACTGCTATGCACAGTGCAGTATCTTGCAGCTAGCTCTAGCCATAGATttgaatgaggaatgctaatAATGCTAAACATGGCATTTTTTGGGCAAAAGTACAAATGCAGAAACTTTCACCATAATGTGACAGGTACctgacaaagaaaaataattaaatcaCATATTTTTAGTCAAAATATCAAGTGATCCCCAACATTATATCACTTTTAGGCCAAAACATATGAATACTGTATTTGAAAATGGCATAAAATATTTGAACATCATAACCGGCCTCAAAGATAATGACATCTTTTGTAAGATAAGTAGAATTAAGCGGTCCGATTGTGTTTCACAATGTATTCGACAGCTACTTTGCACAGGCTGACCCCATTATATGGCATCTAACCTTTGCCTTGATCTTGTCGTTGAGGTAGCGGAGCACCTTCTCGGGACCCATCATCCCCCCTTTGTTCTCCCTCAGAGGTTTGGCAATGTCACGTTCAAACTCATTCTTGGCCCTCCTGATCTCTGCCAGGCACATTTCTGCCTCTTCCAGAGAGGCCTGGAGGGACAAACAGGAGCAGTGAGGAGAAgtgcgtgtcagtgtgtgtgtgtgtgtgtgtatttgtgtgtgttgcaaccTTGTAGTTGCCCTGGTTTCTCTCAGATTTGAATTTGAGTTTTTCCAGGTCCCCTtgtgtctcctccacctctctctgtgCCACATAACATTTTTGTTCCAAGGCCATCTGATGGAAGTGGTCCGACACGTTGGACTGGGATCTCTGCCTCCTTCCgcaaccctgacacacacacacacacacacacacacacacacacacacacacacacacacaggacaactgataaacaacataaatcttgctgttttcaacacattttgCTTGATACATgacaatatgacttctttcaagaaatcatcataaaaccatgaataaaatattgaaacaagaaactttctccaagacaatttcacttgcACCAAggaaatgtcctgaaacaagttacattatcctgaaaaaaagtcaaatttgttgaaaccggtaaaatcaTCTGCCaatgcagtaagatgatttcactagcAGCAATAGAACGGTTTCCACAGCAATGGTCAATAACTCTTTTTGACCGATTCAGCTACTTTCAAACAAAGTTGTTATAATATAGCAACAACTTCAAATGGCTGTAATTTGTCAAATCTCAACATATTATTATGTGGTTTGATAGGTTGTGTTAATATGCTGTTTCTGACCACGCTTACATATTTCAAGCTGATTGATTACTGTGGCATGATTTACAATCATTTGAACTTTTTGTGCCGAAGTTGAAAAATTCAATGGTCAATAACTGCCACTTTTCGACCGATAGCTTAGCTGctttcaaacaaagtaaaggcaAGTCCAGTAAGCCTGCATACCAACTGGGGAAATGTAGGTTTCCCTGCTTCACAGTGGAAATctaataacttaacaagtttgtcagtttttgcagtgcagcagtgcagtgcagacagGTCAGCATCTGACCTAGAAACAGAAGGGAGATGTTCAGAAGGAAGATGTCCTGATACAGTAGATCATAAGCTACAGCTCTATGATCTATAACTCTAGGCTGCTTTGTCATTGGGGACAATCATGATAGATACTGAGTTTTGTGCTGAGCCCTGGGAATCCTTACAGCGGTCTTGTCTCTGGGTGTCACTTACCCCAACCTCCAGCTGGGAGGCTCCTGCTCCCCCCTGGCCCTCTCCCGCAGGCTGGGGTGCCAGGTCCCAAGGGTCCAGGCGGTTGATGAACCGGTCTAACATGTCAATCTCTGCCTGAAGGGATGCATTGGAGCGCCTTGGGAGGACAATAAAGTGAGAATAACACACCATTTCACAATCAACGAGAGGACATGTGCAGGCTGGCAGAGAGCTGGAAGAGCTTGCTTAGGCCGCAAAGGTTGAAAATTGAAATCATTCGAAGGAATTAATCTTTTAGTTCAGTGTTTACAATTTGACCACCACTAGATGTCACTGTTCGttcactcccattcatttctgtggggaaaatgagaatgaaatcTTAAAATCTTGAGATGTTAAAAGATTAAGAAAAAGTTGATTGCATGTATATTTCCTACTTCAACATTTCAAAGTTGGAACATAGTCTAGCTGGAAGTATGTAACATTAGGACCTAAACTGTAGCCAGCTCGTTAGACTAGAAATAGTTAAAGTTTGGTGGGGAGCActcattaaaaacatttcactttcTACTGTTAACTAACTAGTCATTGTATCAAAAATCTAGCTTTAACTAGAATGAAACAGCGTTAACATTATATCTAACGTTATTGTTAAGTTGATAGTCACAGTTAATCGTTCCACTTTAACGTTAGGTTTGAATTACGGAGTACGGTATGTAAATATTCGCCCATATGGAAAGCAAAGGTTTCTGTGAATATGCTATGGTAGCTATTTTCATTACTGTAGTTTGTAGAGAAGTTCTTTCTCTTCTTGTGTGACCTCCTTgcttttctcctccatctcagaAAGCTCGTCCTCCATGGTTGCTAGAGTACACTGACCCCCTTCAGTGGTTGCTAGggctaatgctgccttcaagctCCAGGAAGCTCGTGCGTACTTAGTGCTGAGGCGGCAGAACGAAGAGGGAAGAATGCGCATCAGCCATGTAATGTCATCTAAAGTTGTTGGCTTCCGTGCTGTGTGTCCCTTAAACCTCACATCTTGGTAACTCGGTTATCATAGATAAGTCCAACTGTCCCAGTCGCACCACTATTTTGGATCGTTAATGTGCGTTCAAATAATAAAtccaatatttccgacagcacctgaaggTAGCATACCTCTGTGATGAAGCCTGCAGCGACATCATGCGTCCATTAGAGTGTATAGCCCGGCCTGTTTATCGCTTCCTTTTATATTAAAGTTTCGGATTCGTTTCTGTTAAAGTCTAGCTGCTGTGGTGACCAAGGCAGAACAGTCTGCCCTTACAGGCCTACTGCTATCGAGTTGTGGTGGTTCATTCACAGGCGACCAGGATGACCTCAGTCGTTTCTAAGCTTGTTTTCGAGACCGTGTGCGAAAACCAAGGATGTTTGGACTTTAAGCGGCTCCATGAGTTGATCGGGCAACGTTTAACAGTCGCGGGACCGGTCCTGCACAGCGTTCTCTTCGACGACGGGAAAATCGCTATTCAAGAAGGCAGGGAGAAGGCGTCGAGAGGTCAACCCATCAGCTCGGACAGTCTGATAGTGGCCAAAACCTCCGTGCGGCTCTGCCAGAGGCTCCCGGCAGACTGTGCGCAGTGCGACCAGCTGCACCTGTGCAGGTATTATGTTTGCGGCAACTGCAGATTCGGGTAAGTTTCGGGTTTTCACTTTTGTCTTTTGCCATTACGAAGAAGAACTAGCCTATACTACCTCTATGATAACTTCTACAAGGATGCAAATATAACCAAGTCATAGCCCACCACCGAAAATCACATGATGCTGataacagattaaaaaaaaagttacctaTAGTTCATCATAGGCCTAGCCTGTTCCCCAGTAACACGGATAGGCCTACTTGTTATCAATGTTGTGATCCTGAAGACGGAAGACTGATAATCAGTAGCCTATGTTTGTTTTCGATTTAGCAACTTTGTCAACAAAACTGAGCACggagcagagagggacagagagaggatatATAGGCCTAATACAGGCATCAGAGTAAGAGTTCAGTTTCCAATAAGCTGTTCAGCTTtgttcaactgtgtgtgtgtgtgtgtgtgtgtgtgtgtatgtgtgtgtgtgtgtgtgcgcgcgcgcgcgcgcgcgtgtgtgtgttgttgataAGGTTAATGTAACCTAATCTACTTAAAGTAGGCTATACCCAGTTATGGCAGAGATAACTCGTTTCACTCCAATGTAAAAGTTGATAGTTGTTTTTATATCCAGATGATGATGGCCTTCGTCTTTATTCTTCAATCTTTTAAGCCACAGGGAGGCGACTCATTGCTGGAGAATGTTCAAGAAGGAATCAGgaagaaaacaataataaaagacCGTCACGttctttgtcttgtttttatttttccttcacTTTAGACTTGTGTTCACAGGTCTTGACTAACCTGTCCAAGATCCTATGAtgttgtgaattttttttatggGTGTGTCTGAATTGTTATATGAATATGAAACTGAGTAAGCTTCAAATTCATTACGATGGACAGTCTACATTTTTGGAATAGATCTTTGA
Coding sequences within:
- the cfap263 gene encoding cilia- and flagella-associated protein 263 isoform X2, with the protein product MEDELSEMEEKSKEVTQEEKELLYKLQRSNASLQAEIDMLDRFINRLDPWDLAPQPAGEGQGGAGASQLEVGGCGRRQRSQSNVSDHFHQMALEQKCYVAQREVEETQGDLEKLKFKSERNQGNYKASLEEAEMCLAEIRRAKNEFERDIAKPLRENKGGMMGPEKVLRYLNDKIKAKDTQVQKLHLKNQALKAQAKKLQLQLRQQKEREDILNEANFKQHPGQSDDQNMDPLQVKKQADIAQQMLSSYKECSKAAALNQNLQSRLTEYQVPDVLDYIQVKVKHKKLQHSVQSWERKAEIAKSALQSHTKDWYKQRAALAAANNAEPGDRTGAWQPPVKLPNIPEP
- the cfap263 gene encoding cilia- and flagella-associated protein 263 isoform X1 yields the protein MEDELSEMEEKSKEVTQEEKELLYKLQRSNASLQAEIDMLDRFINRLDPWDLAPQPAGEGQGGAGASQLEVGGCGRRQRSQSNVSDHFHQMALEQKCYVAQREVEETQGDLEKLKFKSERNQGNYKASLEEAEMCLAEIRRAKNEFERDIAKPLRENKGGMMGPEKVLRYLNDKIKAKDTQVQKLHLKNQALKAQAKKLQLQLRQQKEREDILNEANFKQHPGQSDDQNMDPLQVKKQADIAQQMLSSYKKKLQSVTCEFQQLSSDITKRKEMLAKIEAETRHAEEECSKAAALNQNLQSRLTEYQVPDVLDYIQVKVKHKKLQHSVQSWERKAEIAKSALQSHTKDWYKQRAALAAANNAEPGDRTGAWQPPVKLPNIPEP